The following proteins are co-located in the Solanum pennellii chromosome 8, SPENNV200 genome:
- the LOC107027054 gene encoding nudix hydrolase 8-like isoform X1: protein MMELKLIDVKSMSMCKSVGIEGFMKFSSSFLDSNLMFGVNVAPNFCSYRGLLTKASYSSTSYDASRSVSKKDLLEDTFSYKINGTNHTSLYFRDNWLLDASDDEYGGVLVNADRLPSDRDKFTFVLRASLSHWKVKGKKGVWLKLPLEKCDLVPVAVKEGFQYHHAERGYVMMTYWIPEEPCLLPSNASHQVGVGGFVINDKDEVLVVQEKHFTPALSGLWKIPTGFIHESEEIFTGIVREVQEETGIDTEFVEVMAFRHVHDVAFQKSDLFFICLLRPLSKQIMVDNLEIQDAKWMPLVEFVEQPLIQEDDMFKKIIDIFIARLGKRYCGLSVHQLVSKFDDKLSTLYFNTVDDPNLNCQAS from the exons ATGATGGAGCTGAAATTAATTGATGTTAAGTCAATGTCCATGTGTAAATCAGTTGGTATTGAGGGGTTTATGAAGTTTTCTAGCTCATTTCTTGATTCAAACCTCATGTTTGGTGTTAATGTGGCTCCAAATTTCTGTTCTTACAGAG GGCTGTTAACAAAGGCTTCTTATTCAAGCACTTCTTATGATGCTTCAAGATCAGTAAGCAAGAAGGATTTATTAGAGGACACTTTCTCTTATAAGATAAACGGTACAAACCATACGAGTTTGTATTTTCGAGATAATTGGTTGCTTGATGCTTCTGACGATGAATATGGAGGAGTACTCGTCAATGCAGATAGGCTACCATCTGATCGCGACAAATTCACCTTTGTTCTTCGTGCATCTCTCTCTCATTGGAAAGTGAAG GGGAAGAAGGGAGTTTGGCTTAAGCTACCACTAGAAAAATGTGATCTAGTTCCTGTTGCAGTAAAG GAAGGATTTCAATACCATCATGCAGAAAGAGGATATGTTATGATGACATATTGGATTCCGGAGGAACCTTGTCTGCTTCCTTCGAATGCATCACATCAAGTTGGAGTTGGGGGTTTTGTGATCAACGACAAAGATGAG GTGCTTGTCGTGCAAGAGAAACATTTTACGCCGGCTCTTTCAGGCTTATGGAAAATACCAACTGGTTTTATTCATGAG TCCGAGGAGATCTTTACAGGAATTGTGAGAGAAGTGCAGGAGGAAACTGGT ATTGATACTGAATTTGTGGAGGTTATGGCTTTCAG GCATGTTCACGATGTGGCCTTTCAAAAGTCGGATTTGTTCTTCATCTGCCTGTTAAGACCCCTGTCAAAACAGATCATGGTTGATAATCTAGAAATTCAGGATGCTAAG TGGATGCCTCTAGTTGAGTTTGTGGAGCAACCTCTAATCCAAGAAGACGACATGTTCAAGAAAATAATCGACATTTTCATCGCTAGACTAGGGAAGCGCTACTGCGGATTGTCTGTCCATCAACTGGTTTCCAAATTTGATGACAAACTTTCTACATTGTATTTTAACACTGTTGATGATCCAAATTTGAACTGTCAAGCCAGTTAG
- the LOC107028236 gene encoding ethylene-responsive transcription factor 2-like, giving the protein MIYENSELMNDFELLESIRQHLLEDWDSPVTTVLKPSVKIEPEVSVSSPEMFDFTGFTAPAATDVVKLEVELKTAAVKRTPASSKSMHYRGVRQRPWGKFAAEIRDPAKNGARVWLGTYETAEDAALAYDKAAYRIRGSRALLNFPLRVNSGEPEPVRVGSKRSLITTSSESFSSSSSENESMMTKKTKKVCQLYT; this is encoded by the coding sequence atgatatatgaaaaCAGCGAATTAATGAATGATTTCGAACTTCTCGAATCGATTAGGCAACATTTACTTGAAGATTGGGATTCCCCTGTTACAACAGTGCTAAAACCGTCCGTTAAAATTGAGCCGGAAGTGAGTGTGAGTTCGCCGGAAATGTTCGATTTCACCGGATTTACAGCTCCGGCGGCGACGGATGTGGTGAAATTGGAAGTGGAATTGAAAACAGCGGCGGTGAAGAGAACACCGGCGTCGTCGAAATCGATGCATTACAGAGGAGTAAGACAGAGGCCATGGGGAAAATTCGCGGCGGAAATTAGGGATCCGGCGAAGAATGGGGCGAGAGTGTGGCTGGGAACATACGAGACGGCGGAGGATGCGGCATTGGCTTATGATAAAGCGGCGTATCGAATTAGGGGTTCGCGTGCATTGTTGAATTTTCCGTTGAGGGTTAATTCGGGCGAACCCGAACCAGTTCGGGTTGGTTCGAAGAGATCGTTAATAACGACCTCTTCGGAGAGTTTTTCTTCGTCATCATCAGAAAATGAATCGATGATGacgaagaaaacaaaaaaagtttgCCAACTTTATACTTGA
- the LOC107027192 gene encoding homeobox-leucine zipper protein HAT4-like, whose amino-acid sequence MLENQDLRLSLSLSFSENKTTNPLQLNSWIGSFPSSDRNLEKCRTYLKGIDVNIIPTNTEEEEVGVSSPNSSISSLSGNKRNEREIINCCDELEIERECSRSISDEEDGETSRKKLRLTKDQSVVLEESFKEHNTLNPKQKQALAKRLGLRPRQVEVWFQNRRARTKLKQTEVDCELLKRCCENLTEENRRLQKEVQELRALKLSPQLYMQMTPPTTLTMCPSCERVVGPPPVSASGPASIDIRANQMVLARQRPVPFNLWTASPVPHRPINTLHPRS is encoded by the exons atgttgGAGAATCAAGATTTGAGATTGAGTTTGAGTCTTAGTTTTTCAGAGAACAAAACAACAAATCCATTGCAGCTAAATTCTTGGATTGGCTCATTTCCTTCTTCAG atAGGAATTTGGAGAAATGCAGAACATATTTGAAGGGAATAGATGTGAACATAATACCAACAAATACAGAGGAAGAAGAAGTTGGAGTTTCTTCACCAAATAGTAGTATTTCAAGTTTAAgtggaaataaaagaaatgaaagggaaataattaattgttgtGATGAATTGGAAATTGAAAGAGAATGTTCTAGAAGTATTAGTGATGAAGAAGATGGAGAAACTTCTAGAAAGAAATTAAGACTTACTAAAGATCAGTCTGTTGTTCTTGAAGAAAGTTTCAAAGAACACAATACTCTCAATCca aAGCAAAAACAAGCTTTGGCAAAGAGGCTAGGATTGAGGCCTAGACAAGTGGAGGTTTGGTTCCAAAACAGGAGGGCAAG gACAAAGTTGAAGCAAACTGAAGTAGATTGTGAGTTGTTGAAGAGATGTTGTGAGAATTTAACTGAAGAAAATAGGAGATTACAAAAGGAAGTTCAAGAGCTAAGGGCACTAAAACTATCACCTCAACTCTACATGCAAATGACCCCTCCAACCACCCTCACCATGTGCCCGTCCTGCGAGCGCGTCGTGGGCCCACCTCCTGTGTCTGCATCAGGGCCCGCGAGCATTGACATTCGGGCCAACCAAATGGTCCTGGCCCGACAACGGCCCGTGCCGTTTAATCTCTGGACCGCCTCCCCTGTCCCACATAGGCCCATCAATACCCTACACCCTAGGTCGTAA
- the LOC107027054 gene encoding nudix hydrolase 8-like isoform X2, with the protein MMELKLIDVKSMSMCKSVGIEGFMKFSSSFLDSNLMFGVNVAPNFCSYRGLLTKASYSSTSYDASRSVSKKDLLEDTFSYKINGTNHTSLYFRDNWLLDASDDEYGGVLVNADRLPSDRDKFTFVLRASLSHWKVKGKKGVWLKLPLEKCDLVPVAVKEGFQYHHAERGYVMMTYWIPEEPCLLPSNASHQVGVGGFVINDKDEVLVVQEKHFTPALSGLWKIPTGFIHESEEIFTGIVREVQEETGIDTEFVEVMAFRHVHDVAFQKSDLFFICLLRPLSKQIMVDNLEIQDAKLFSFRTGKM; encoded by the exons ATGATGGAGCTGAAATTAATTGATGTTAAGTCAATGTCCATGTGTAAATCAGTTGGTATTGAGGGGTTTATGAAGTTTTCTAGCTCATTTCTTGATTCAAACCTCATGTTTGGTGTTAATGTGGCTCCAAATTTCTGTTCTTACAGAG GGCTGTTAACAAAGGCTTCTTATTCAAGCACTTCTTATGATGCTTCAAGATCAGTAAGCAAGAAGGATTTATTAGAGGACACTTTCTCTTATAAGATAAACGGTACAAACCATACGAGTTTGTATTTTCGAGATAATTGGTTGCTTGATGCTTCTGACGATGAATATGGAGGAGTACTCGTCAATGCAGATAGGCTACCATCTGATCGCGACAAATTCACCTTTGTTCTTCGTGCATCTCTCTCTCATTGGAAAGTGAAG GGGAAGAAGGGAGTTTGGCTTAAGCTACCACTAGAAAAATGTGATCTAGTTCCTGTTGCAGTAAAG GAAGGATTTCAATACCATCATGCAGAAAGAGGATATGTTATGATGACATATTGGATTCCGGAGGAACCTTGTCTGCTTCCTTCGAATGCATCACATCAAGTTGGAGTTGGGGGTTTTGTGATCAACGACAAAGATGAG GTGCTTGTCGTGCAAGAGAAACATTTTACGCCGGCTCTTTCAGGCTTATGGAAAATACCAACTGGTTTTATTCATGAG TCCGAGGAGATCTTTACAGGAATTGTGAGAGAAGTGCAGGAGGAAACTGGT ATTGATACTGAATTTGTGGAGGTTATGGCTTTCAG GCATGTTCACGATGTGGCCTTTCAAAAGTCGGATTTGTTCTTCATCTGCCTGTTAAGACCCCTGTCAAAACAGATCATGGTTGATAATCTAGAAATTCAGGATGCTAAG CTGTTTAGTTTCAGAACCGGGAAAATGTGA